From one Gloeomargarita sp. SKYB120 genomic stretch:
- a CDS encoding BrnA antitoxin family protein — translation MPAKKVPLTPKPHPRVEAFVSGGSPRPVKMKRLTLDIPEELHRAIKLRAVQQGVAMADMLRAVLQELYGQASHE, via the coding sequence ATGCCTGCGAAAAAGGTGCCGTTGACGCCTAAGCCCCACCCCCGTGTAGAAGCGTTTGTCAGCGGGGGGTCGCCACGCCCTGTGAAGATGAAGCGCCTGACATTGGACATTCCGGAAGAGTTGCACCGTGCCATCAAGTTGCGTGCCGTCCAGCAGGGGGTCGCGATGGCGGACATGTTGCGGGCGGTTTTGCAAGAACTGTACGGCCAAGCGTCACACGAGTGA
- a CDS encoding AAA family ATPase yields MIISVQNQKGGVGKTTLSLHIASVLATQAKVLLIDADPQGSARDWAAARQRPHHFPIVAIDRPTVHKEVPKLAPDYDYILIDGPPRVTDLARSCIIAADVVLIPVQPSPYDVWAAQDIVRLVQEATVIKPNLKSVFVINRRITNTAIGRDVKEALAGFGLPVLQTSLAQRVVYAESAARGEVVMETAPASPASQEVYALVQELLAYACEKGAVDA; encoded by the coding sequence ATGATTATTTCCGTGCAAAACCAAAAGGGGGGTGTGGGCAAGACCACCCTGAGCTTGCATATCGCTTCCGTCTTGGCCACCCAAGCCAAAGTCCTGCTCATTGATGCGGACCCCCAGGGCAGCGCCCGCGACTGGGCCGCTGCTAGACAACGCCCCCACCACTTCCCCATCGTCGCCATTGACCGCCCGACGGTCCACAAGGAAGTCCCCAAACTCGCGCCCGATTACGACTACATTCTCATTGACGGGCCTCCCCGCGTCACGGACCTAGCCCGCTCCTGCATCATTGCCGCCGATGTGGTCCTTATCCCGGTGCAGCCATCCCCCTACGACGTCTGGGCCGCCCAAGACATCGTGCGGCTGGTGCAGGAAGCCACGGTCATCAAACCAAATCTGAAATCTGTATTTGTGATTAATCGTAGAATTACAAATACAGCGATTGGGCGGGACGTCAAGGAGGCCCTGGCGGGTTTTGGTTTACCGGTGCTCCAGACCAGCCTGGCGCAGCGGGTGGTCTATGCCGAAAGTGCCGCCCGGGGCGAAGTCGTGATGGAAACTGCCCCTGCCAGCCCAGCCAGTCAAGAAGTCTATGCTCTCGTTCAGGAGTTGCTTGCCTATGCCTGCGAAAAAGGTGCCGTTGACGCCTAA
- the cas3 gene encoding CRISPR-associated helicase Cas3', with translation MSNRNFQDLFCQATGYAAPFDYQVQFAQAETLPTLIEVPTGLGKLATVVLGWLWRRRYAPDAIRQQTPRRLAYCLPTRTLVEQAHEQIQEWLANLALESDVGLYLLMGGAVAQNWDGQPEKDLILVGTQEQLVSRALNRGYAMSRYRWPIQYAQLNNDVLWVMDETQLMGITVATTAQLQGFREQFGTYGPTHSIWMSATLAPSLLNTPDFQPNLQAPHAVLRLTDQDLQSRLVQQRLRAVKTLQQLNLTLPKQTKQAEREAAYVRALAQAVWSRHEPGTLTLVICNRVRRAQGVYQHLAAMAAKTPGWSEKLALVHSRFRFYERQQQVQTIRAFRTGQATGLLVTTQAVEAGVDLSAKHLITELAPWFAMVQRFGRCNRKGEFNEAYVYWVEPPDALPYTAEELDRARGYLQQLSDVSLQRLMHLGPLGEPLEIPDGLIPRRKDILDLFDTSADLAGHDIDISRLIRDTDNLDVYVAWRDWQGDKPDQDLALQRDELCPVRLAVLRDFLETVKEKGKAWIWKGEWTVVESLYPGQQLLLHCNLGGYDSQLGFTGHAKHKPKPVPVSHHIPMDADNRDILSFTGRWESLPDHALQTANQARQLCQVLGYSNLPVEAVVRAAQWHDAGKAHPVFQAMLCRDEPTRQNNGLWAKAPPQAQPYDWPPERQGFRHELVSALMALQQGQPFLIAYLVACHHGKVRLVIQPRPQESAPVPMFALGVHEGDQTPAVDLGSGLQIPPLTLSLEVMQLGPGSWVEQARGLLDTYGPFRLAFLEMLVRLADWRASALPVVEQLE, from the coding sequence ATGTCCAATCGGAACTTTCAGGATTTGTTCTGCCAGGCAACTGGCTACGCGGCGCCTTTTGATTACCAAGTCCAGTTTGCCCAAGCCGAGACACTCCCAACGCTGATTGAGGTACCCACTGGGCTAGGGAAACTGGCAACGGTGGTGTTGGGTTGGCTATGGCGACGGCGATACGCTCCAGACGCCATCCGCCAGCAGACACCGCGGCGTCTTGCTTACTGTTTACCCACCCGTACCCTGGTTGAACAGGCCCATGAACAAATTCAGGAATGGTTGGCCAACTTGGCGCTTGAGTCAGATGTCGGTCTGTACTTGCTCATGGGGGGTGCCGTTGCGCAAAACTGGGATGGCCAACCTGAGAAAGACCTCATCCTGGTCGGCACTCAGGAGCAACTGGTCAGCCGCGCCTTGAATCGGGGCTATGCCATGAGTCGTTACCGCTGGCCCATTCAATACGCGCAGCTCAACAACGATGTTCTCTGGGTCATGGACGAAACGCAATTGATGGGCATTACCGTGGCCACGACCGCCCAACTCCAGGGGTTTCGGGAGCAATTCGGCACCTATGGTCCGACCCACTCCATCTGGATGTCAGCAACCCTAGCTCCTTCGTTGCTCAATACCCCAGATTTTCAACCAAACCTTCAGGCACCTCATGCCGTTTTGCGATTGACTGACCAAGACCTGCAATCACGGCTTGTCCAGCAACGACTCCGAGCGGTCAAAACACTCCAGCAGCTGAATCTGACGCTGCCAAAACAGACGAAGCAAGCAGAGCGAGAAGCGGCCTATGTGCGAGCACTGGCTCAAGCAGTTTGGTCCCGCCACGAACCTGGGACATTGACGTTGGTCATCTGTAATCGTGTCCGCAGGGCGCAAGGGGTGTACCAGCACTTAGCGGCAATGGCGGCCAAAACGCCAGGGTGGTCAGAAAAGCTAGCGTTGGTCCATTCGCGGTTTCGGTTTTATGAGCGTCAGCAACAGGTGCAGACGATTCGCGCCTTCCGGACGGGTCAAGCCACGGGCCTGCTGGTCACAACGCAAGCAGTCGAAGCGGGTGTGGACTTGTCTGCCAAGCACCTGATTACCGAGTTGGCCCCTTGGTTTGCAATGGTGCAGCGGTTTGGGCGCTGCAACCGCAAAGGTGAGTTTAATGAAGCCTATGTGTACTGGGTGGAACCACCCGATGCGTTGCCGTACACCGCTGAAGAACTGGACAGGGCGCGGGGCTATCTCCAGCAACTGTCGGATGTGAGCCTGCAACGCTTGATGCATCTAGGCCCGTTGGGGGAGCCGCTAGAGATACCGGATGGATTGATCCCCCGCCGGAAAGACATTTTGGATCTCTTCGACACCTCGGCGGACCTGGCCGGGCATGATATTGACATCTCTCGGTTGATTCGCGATACCGACAATCTGGATGTCTACGTTGCCTGGCGCGATTGGCAGGGTGATAAGCCGGATCAGGATCTGGCTTTGCAAAGAGACGAATTGTGTCCTGTACGGCTTGCAGTGCTGCGTGACTTTCTAGAGACTGTGAAAGAGAAAGGAAAGGCCTGGATCTGGAAGGGGGAGTGGACTGTCGTCGAGTCGCTCTATCCAGGGCAACAACTGTTACTGCACTGCAACCTAGGAGGCTACGACTCACAACTCGGCTTTACTGGCCATGCCAAGCATAAACCAAAACCGGTACCGGTCAGCCATCACATCCCGATGGATGCAGATAACCGTGACATCCTGAGCTTCACAGGCAGGTGGGAATCGCTGCCAGACCACGCGTTGCAGACTGCCAACCAGGCACGACAGCTCTGCCAGGTGCTGGGCTACAGCAATCTCCCGGTGGAGGCGGTGGTGCGCGCTGCACAATGGCATGATGCAGGCAAGGCACACCCCGTCTTCCAAGCCATGCTCTGTCGGGACGAACCCACGCGGCAAAATAACGGTCTGTGGGCCAAAGCCCCACCGCAAGCGCAACCCTACGATTGGCCTCCAGAACGCCAGGGCTTCCGCCATGAACTGGTCAGCGCACTCATGGCTCTGCAACAAGGACAACCCTTCCTCATCGCTTACTTGGTTGCTTGTCATCATGGAAAGGTGCGTCTTGTGATTCAGCCACGGCCCCAGGAGAGCGCACCGGTACCGATGTTTGCTCTAGGTGTCCATGAGGGCGACCAAACACCCGCCGTGGACCTCGGTTCGGGACTCCAGATTCCGCCGCTGACCTTATCTCTGGAGGTCATGCAGCTGGGGCCAGGGTCTTGGGTGGAGCAAGCGCGGGGTTTACTCGACACCTATGGACCCTTCCGTTTGGCCTTTCTGGAGATGCTGGTCCGCCTGGCGGACTGGCGGGCATCCGCCTTACCAGTGGTTGAGCAACTCGAGTAA